Proteins encoded together in one Salarchaeum sp. JOR-1 window:
- a CDS encoding ABC transporter ATP-binding protein: protein MTLHFDVSARFSDADAAFDVAADLAVADGETLILLGPSGSGKTLLLELVAGFHDHDGIVELGGTDVTDRRPEDRGFGFVFQNYALFPHLTPRENVAFGTEYHDDARDPDDLLAQFGVSDLADRSVTTLSGGERQRVALARALAVRPNAFLLDEPLSALDAPTRDQLRAELLDVLDGETAVYVTHDRTTARALADRVAVIADGRVRQVGSVADVFDRPDSPFVARFTGANCVPPSIIPAARCETADADRVAFRPEHVTLGSGDATADVVRVVREDATHRVTLAVDGVEFDALTDHAPQNDTVTVGVPANRLHPVERT, encoded by the coding sequence ATGACCCTCCACTTCGACGTCTCCGCCCGGTTCAGCGACGCCGACGCCGCGTTCGACGTCGCCGCCGACCTCGCCGTCGCGGACGGCGAAACCCTCATCCTTCTGGGACCGTCGGGAAGCGGGAAGACCCTCCTCCTCGAACTGGTCGCGGGCTTCCACGACCACGACGGCATCGTCGAACTCGGCGGCACCGACGTGACCGACAGACGGCCGGAAGACCGCGGGTTCGGATTCGTCTTCCAGAACTACGCGCTCTTCCCCCACCTCACGCCCCGAGAGAACGTCGCGTTCGGAACCGAGTACCACGACGACGCCCGAGACCCAGACGACCTCCTCGCGCAGTTCGGCGTCAGCGACCTCGCCGACCGCTCCGTGACGACGCTCTCCGGCGGGGAGCGCCAACGCGTCGCGCTCGCGCGCGCGCTCGCCGTCCGCCCGAACGCCTTCCTCCTCGACGAACCCCTCTCGGCGCTCGACGCCCCGACCCGCGACCAGCTCCGCGCCGAACTCCTCGACGTCCTCGACGGCGAGACAGCGGTCTACGTGACTCACGACCGAACGACCGCTCGCGCGCTCGCCGACAGGGTCGCCGTCATCGCCGACGGCCGCGTCCGACAGGTCGGAAGCGTCGCGGACGTCTTCGACCGGCCGGACTCACCGTTCGTCGCGCGATTCACGGGCGCGAACTGCGTCCCTCCGTCCATCATTCCCGCCGCCCGCTGCGAGACCGCCGACGCCGATCGCGTCGCGTTCCGCCCGGAACACGTCACGCTCGGCAGCGGCGACGCTACCGCCGACGTCGTCCGAGTCGTCCGGGAGGACGCCACCCACCGCGTCACCCTCGCCGTCGACGGCGTCGAGTTCGACGCGCTCACCGATCACGCACCCCAGAACGACACGGTCACCGTGGGCGTTCCCGCGAACCGGCTCCACCCCGTCGAACGAACTTAG
- a CDS encoding hydantoinase B/oxoprolinase family protein — MVDSVTLEVIRNGCIAIAEEMNANLIRTGYSPNIKERRDCSCALFDAEGEMISQAENMPVHLGAMPFSVAAAVDAYGGDLEPGDAVLLNDPFRGGAHLPDLTLVSPIFDDPESENPDLVAYAANRAHHADVGGSTAGSVAADSTEIYQEGLRIPPVKLFAGGEVVEDVMEMILTNVRTPDERRGDIRAQEAANETARERVHDLVDDYGASDLAEAFGEVKDYSERRMRAEIEAFPNGTYSFEDVLDDDGRGNTDLPVEATVTVSGDEVGVDFSGTAAQTEGPVNAVLAVTSSATYYAIRCVTDPDIPPNHGCYRPITIDAPEGSIVNPEPPAAVVGGNLETSQRVTDVVLGAFATEAPERVTAAGQGTMNNITFGGTDPRSDSPYAFYETQGGGFGAREGTDGMDGVHVHMSNTMNTPAEVLETAYPLRVRRYAYRPDSGGAGEFRGGLGLRRDIEVRGHTARFSLLADRHQHAPYGLLGGEPGEPGAAYVFDPDADDTDDAEGERLPQKSVHDLPPGTVVSVRTPGAGGYGDPADRDPDAVERDLRRGKISDEYADRYHEGGDGE, encoded by the coding sequence ATGGTCGATTCGGTCACGCTCGAAGTGATTCGGAACGGCTGCATCGCTATCGCGGAGGAGATGAACGCGAACCTCATCCGAACGGGGTACTCGCCGAACATCAAGGAGCGCCGCGACTGCTCGTGCGCGCTGTTCGACGCCGAGGGCGAGATGATAAGCCAGGCGGAGAACATGCCCGTCCACCTCGGCGCGATGCCCTTCTCGGTGGCTGCGGCGGTCGACGCGTACGGCGGCGACCTCGAACCCGGTGACGCCGTCCTCCTGAACGACCCGTTCCGGGGCGGCGCGCACCTCCCCGACCTCACGCTCGTCTCCCCCATCTTCGACGACCCCGAGAGCGAGAACCCCGACCTCGTGGCGTACGCGGCGAACCGCGCGCACCACGCCGACGTGGGCGGGAGCACCGCCGGGTCGGTCGCCGCGGACTCCACCGAAATCTACCAGGAGGGCCTGCGGATTCCCCCGGTGAAGCTGTTCGCGGGCGGTGAGGTCGTCGAGGACGTGATGGAGATGATACTGACGAACGTCCGCACGCCCGACGAGCGCCGGGGCGACATCCGCGCGCAGGAGGCCGCGAACGAGACGGCGCGCGAGCGCGTGCACGACCTCGTCGACGACTACGGCGCGAGCGACCTCGCGGAGGCGTTCGGCGAGGTGAAGGACTACTCGGAGCGCCGGATGCGCGCCGAAATCGAGGCGTTCCCGAACGGCACGTACAGTTTCGAGGACGTGCTGGACGACGACGGCCGCGGGAACACCGACCTCCCCGTCGAGGCGACCGTTACCGTCTCCGGCGACGAGGTCGGCGTGGACTTCTCGGGAACCGCAGCCCAGACCGAGGGGCCGGTGAACGCCGTGCTCGCGGTCACGTCCTCCGCGACCTACTACGCGATTCGGTGCGTGACTGACCCCGACATCCCGCCGAACCACGGCTGCTATCGCCCCATCACCATCGACGCGCCCGAGGGAAGCATTGTCAACCCGGAGCCGCCGGCGGCGGTCGTCGGCGGCAATCTCGAGACCAGCCAGCGCGTCACGGACGTGGTGCTCGGCGCGTTCGCCACCGAAGCCCCCGAGCGGGTGACGGCTGCCGGCCAGGGAACGATGAACAACATCACGTTCGGCGGTACCGACCCGCGAAGCGACAGCCCGTACGCGTTCTACGAGACGCAGGGCGGCGGGTTCGGCGCGCGCGAGGGCACGGACGGTATGGACGGCGTGCACGTCCACATGAGTAATACGATGAACACGCCCGCCGAGGTGCTGGAGACCGCGTACCCGCTCCGGGTGCGTCGGTACGCCTACCGTCCCGACTCCGGGGGCGCGGGCGAGTTCCGGGGCGGTCTCGGCCTCCGGCGCGACATCGAAGTGCGGGGGCACACGGCGCGGTTCAGCCTGCTCGCCGACCGCCACCAGCACGCGCCCTACGGCCTGCTCGGCGGCGAACCCGGTGAACCCGGCGCGGCGTACGTCTTCGACCCGGACGCGGACGACACCGACGACGCCGAGGGCGAGCGCCTCCCGCAGAAGTCCGTGCACGACCTCCCGCCGGGGACGGTCGTGAGCGTCCGCACGCCGGGCGCGGGCGGGTACGGCGACCCCGCCGACCGCGACCCCGACGCCGTCGAACGCGACCTGCGCCGCGGGAAGATCAGCGACGAGTACGCCGACCGGTACCACGAGGGGGGCGACGGTGAGTGA
- a CDS encoding extracellular solute-binding protein yields MTKQRTRRGFLAGTGAAALTGLAGCASLTGTNDGSTPTATVFHAGSLGAPWSDAEEQFEKSHDIAITRAGAGSVKSTKKVTSEPHKPADALGVSDFRLIRDMVLPEYSSWYGIFATNAMTVAYTDQSKYADEFGPDTWYDVLARDDVSVAHSDPAADPNGYRSVMAMELGAIELDGTKLYGDSQAQKLKDNAVVGGATESALLQQLQSGKLDYAWEYQSAGASHDVKTVDLQPHVDLSKATQTYAEHYANAEVNAGGNTYTGAPIAYGITVPSTGKNPEAGATWVEFMATDPGQQIMAENGFQPVAPMVVPAAHESDVPETVMQHATAKQTLGPLEL; encoded by the coding sequence ATGACGAAACAACGAACGCGCCGTGGGTTCCTCGCTGGAACCGGCGCGGCTGCCCTCACCGGGCTCGCCGGCTGTGCGAGCCTTACGGGAACCAACGACGGGAGCACACCGACGGCGACGGTCTTCCACGCCGGCAGTCTCGGCGCCCCCTGGAGCGACGCCGAAGAACAGTTCGAGAAGTCCCACGACATCGCGATAACCCGGGCGGGCGCGGGCTCCGTGAAGTCGACGAAGAAAGTCACGTCGGAACCACACAAGCCCGCGGACGCCCTCGGCGTCTCCGACTTCCGACTCATCCGCGACATGGTACTCCCCGAATACAGCTCCTGGTACGGCATCTTCGCGACGAACGCGATGACCGTCGCGTACACCGACCAGTCGAAATACGCCGACGAGTTCGGCCCGGACACGTGGTACGACGTACTCGCGCGCGACGACGTCAGCGTCGCACACTCTGATCCCGCCGCCGACCCGAACGGCTATCGATCCGTGATGGCGATGGAACTCGGCGCCATCGAACTCGACGGAACCAAACTGTACGGCGACTCCCAGGCCCAGAAGTTGAAGGACAACGCCGTCGTCGGCGGTGCCACGGAGTCCGCACTCCTCCAGCAACTCCAGTCCGGAAAGCTCGACTACGCCTGGGAGTACCAGTCCGCGGGCGCGAGCCACGACGTCAAGACCGTCGACCTCCAGCCGCACGTCGACCTCTCGAAAGCCACGCAGACGTACGCCGAACACTACGCGAACGCCGAAGTGAACGCCGGCGGGAACACGTACACGGGCGCACCCATCGCGTACGGCATCACCGTCCCCTCGACGGGGAAGAACCCCGAAGCCGGCGCGACCTGGGTGGAGTTCATGGCGACCGACCCCGGCCAACAGATCATGGCCGAAAACGGCTTCCAGCCAGTCGCCCCGATGGTCGTTCCGGCCGCCCACGAGAGCGACGTCCCCGAGACGGTGATGCAGCACGCGACCGCAAAACAGACCCTCGGCCCCCTGGAACTCTGA
- a CDS encoding ABC transporter permease, with protein sequence MTLTSRIGTRPLLLTGVVVQLAAFAVAIGTGHPTAYAVFAVLSAGALALGTLPGFAVPPLAFVLLIATGENGVLYAGVGGIVLLATAVLTADRDRDRGLFGLALAVLVGAVLSLSWEFLAGFGLAGYALAAAGFVALGAALAIVAGAGAFDTLFALVGASLLVALGLPLTMIVARQDPGLVFEKATNPAVQRSLYITIFAPLLAAVATVALGVPLAYLLSRGFPGHTLVESLVDLPLVVPHSVAGLAILFAFGRSAAFPDLNVYLGLAGMVLAMMFVSAPFAVNAAREGFEATDDGLSRAARSLGANRWETFKRVEAPLAARGVLTGGVLSWARSVSEFGAVAVVAYNVSFFYPPAGENVTSQHAPVFIYNTFTSQGLADSGAISALLLVLVAVIFVLIRTVAYDEGGWP encoded by the coding sequence GTGACCCTCACCTCGCGCATCGGAACGCGACCACTCCTCCTCACGGGCGTGGTCGTACAACTCGCGGCGTTCGCCGTCGCCATCGGCACCGGCCACCCGACCGCGTACGCCGTCTTCGCGGTGCTGTCCGCGGGCGCGCTCGCGCTCGGCACGCTCCCCGGGTTCGCCGTCCCCCCGCTGGCCTTCGTCCTCCTGATAGCCACCGGCGAGAACGGAGTCCTCTACGCGGGCGTCGGCGGTATCGTCCTCCTCGCCACCGCCGTCCTCACCGCTGACCGCGACCGCGACCGCGGCCTGTTCGGCCTCGCGCTCGCCGTACTCGTCGGCGCCGTTCTCTCCCTCTCGTGGGAGTTCCTCGCCGGATTCGGGCTCGCCGGATACGCCCTCGCCGCCGCCGGGTTCGTCGCGCTCGGCGCCGCGCTCGCCATCGTCGCCGGAGCCGGTGCGTTCGACACGCTCTTCGCGCTCGTCGGCGCCAGCCTCCTCGTCGCGCTCGGCCTCCCACTCACCATGATCGTCGCGCGCCAGGACCCCGGACTGGTCTTCGAGAAAGCCACGAACCCCGCCGTCCAGCGCTCGCTCTACATCACCATCTTCGCGCCGCTGCTCGCCGCCGTCGCGACCGTCGCGCTCGGCGTGCCGCTCGCCTACCTCCTCTCACGCGGCTTCCCCGGACACACGCTCGTCGAAAGCCTCGTCGACCTCCCCCTCGTCGTCCCCCACTCCGTCGCGGGCCTCGCCATCCTCTTCGCATTCGGCCGGAGCGCCGCCTTCCCCGACCTCAACGTCTACCTCGGCCTCGCCGGCATGGTGCTCGCGATGATGTTCGTCAGCGCGCCGTTCGCCGTGAACGCCGCCCGCGAAGGCTTCGAAGCCACCGACGACGGCCTCTCCCGGGCCGCCCGGAGCCTCGGCGCGAACCGCTGGGAGACCTTCAAGCGCGTCGAAGCGCCGCTCGCGGCCCGCGGCGTCCTCACCGGCGGCGTCCTCTCGTGGGCGCGATCCGTCAGCGAGTTCGGCGCCGTCGCCGTCGTCGCCTACAACGTCTCCTTCTTCTACCCGCCCGCCGGCGAGAACGTCACCAGCCAGCACGCCCCCGTGTTCATCTACAACACGTTCACTTCGCAGGGACTCGCGGACTCCGGCGCCATCTCCGCGTTGCTGCTCGTGCTCGTCGCCGTCATCTTCGTGCTCATCAGAACCGTCGCGTACGACGAGGGAGGATGGCCATGA
- a CDS encoding MFS transporter, protein MSDTRVPWTSPQFQVIVLSSLMGVMGVSLISPALPTVREALAITDGQAALLVTAFTVPGIVLAPLVGVFADRYGRRAVLVPCLIGYGVSGAAVALTTDFTVILGLRVLQGVAGSALVTLAVTLIGDLYDAGQRNHLMGVNGAAISVGTASYPLVGGALASVSWRAPFLLYIVGVPVGLVAYRSLDDGDGRAHGLDYFRNALAAVPTRRTAALYATYVAAFVVLYGTLITAVPFLLHEAYGLGSFGTGLVLTSASAMTAVTASQNGRLSGLASNDRLVALGFVGYGVGLVGAYFAGSPVAFAVAILAFGAGQGVVQPSIDTATSSLVSAEFRGGVMSFRTTAIRTGQTLGPPLATAADAVIGYRAFLLAVGVVALAAGAVAAVLVAE, encoded by the coding sequence GTGTCGGATACGCGCGTTCCCTGGACGTCCCCGCAGTTCCAGGTCATCGTCCTGAGTTCGCTCATGGGCGTGATGGGCGTCTCGCTCATCAGTCCCGCCCTTCCGACGGTCCGCGAGGCGCTCGCTATCACGGACGGACAGGCGGCGCTCCTCGTCACCGCGTTCACGGTACCCGGTATCGTGCTCGCCCCGCTCGTGGGCGTGTTCGCGGATCGGTACGGCCGGCGCGCGGTGCTCGTGCCGTGCCTGATCGGCTACGGCGTGTCGGGCGCGGCGGTCGCGCTCACCACGGACTTCACGGTGATTCTCGGCCTGCGCGTCCTGCAGGGCGTAGCGGGGAGCGCGCTCGTCACGCTCGCGGTGACGCTCATCGGCGACCTCTACGACGCCGGCCAGCGCAACCACCTGATGGGCGTGAACGGCGCGGCCATCTCGGTCGGGACGGCGTCCTACCCGCTCGTCGGCGGCGCGCTCGCGAGCGTGTCGTGGCGGGCGCCCTTCCTCCTCTACATCGTCGGCGTCCCCGTCGGTCTCGTCGCGTACCGGTCGCTCGACGACGGCGACGGCCGCGCGCACGGCCTCGACTACTTCCGGAACGCCCTCGCCGCCGTTCCGACCCGGCGAACGGCCGCGCTCTACGCGACGTACGTCGCGGCGTTCGTCGTGCTGTACGGCACGCTCATCACGGCGGTGCCGTTCCTCCTGCACGAGGCGTACGGACTGGGGTCGTTCGGGACGGGACTCGTGCTCACGTCGGCGTCGGCGATGACGGCGGTGACGGCGAGCCAGAACGGCCGGCTCTCGGGGCTCGCGAGCAACGACCGCCTCGTCGCGCTCGGGTTCGTGGGGTACGGCGTCGGACTCGTCGGCGCGTACTTCGCGGGGAGTCCGGTGGCGTTTGCCGTCGCGATACTCGCCTTCGGCGCGGGCCAGGGCGTCGTTCAGCCGAGCATCGACACGGCGACGAGCAGCCTCGTGTCGGCGGAGTTCCGCGGCGGCGTGATGAGCTTCCGCACTACGGCGATTCGGACGGGACAGACGCTCGGCCCGCCGCTCGCCACGGCGGCGGACGCGGTCATCGGCTACCGGGCGTTCCTGCTCGCGGTCGGCGTCGTCGCGCTCGCCGCCGGGGCGGTCGCGGCCGTTCTCGTGGCGGAGTGA
- a CDS encoding hydantoinase/oxoprolinase family protein, whose amino-acid sequence MSHNDDVRVGVDIGGTFTDIVSLRDGDVHVTKTPSTPSDPEEGVVNGLEKSSADAGFGFDDVGFLSHGTTVATNAVLEGTWADTALVTTEGFRDVLEIGRQDRPDIYDFDVEKPEPIVPRDRRFGVPERLDERGNALRELDEDAVRDLARTLDDRGVDSVAVSLLFAFEDDSHERRVAEILDEELDASLSLSSDVLPEIREYERTLTTSLNAALKPVMDDYIGNLEGHVRDHDIGAELKIMQSNGGLITADAARTRPVNTLLSGPAGGVQGATYVAERAGVEDVITMDMGGTSCDVSLVEGGDPLVSTDVQVGDYTVGVPMIDIHTVGSGGGSIAWVDTGGALRVGPRSAGANPGPISYGRGGTQPTTTDAHLLLGRLDPDRFLSGELDVAVADVERAFESELGDELGMSPEEAAQGVLDVANANMARALRVVSVERGYDPREFALVAFGGAGPLHACGLAEELDIPKVIVPQTAGVLSALGLLISDVLYDYSVSRVREWSEVTPATVRDALADLHAEGEERLANENIPESGRVYERTADLRYVGQSFEISVPLPEGDLDADALAAVEREFHERHERRYGHADPAEPVELVTLRLRARGLVETPDLAAPNTDGSVEDAIREVRDVTYDGTVYDTTVYDRTRLPTDATFDGPAVVEGPASTVVVHPGQTVSVDADANLVVETGGDA is encoded by the coding sequence GTGTCACACAACGACGACGTCCGGGTCGGCGTCGACATCGGCGGTACGTTCACCGACATCGTCAGCCTCCGCGACGGCGACGTGCACGTCACGAAGACGCCGTCGACGCCGAGCGACCCCGAGGAGGGCGTCGTGAACGGCCTGGAGAAGAGTTCCGCGGACGCGGGATTCGGGTTCGACGACGTGGGCTTTCTCAGCCACGGCACGACGGTGGCGACGAACGCCGTCCTCGAAGGCACGTGGGCGGACACCGCGCTCGTCACCACCGAGGGGTTCCGCGACGTGCTCGAAATCGGTCGGCAGGATCGCCCCGACATCTACGATTTCGACGTGGAGAAACCCGAACCGATCGTCCCCCGCGACCGGCGGTTCGGGGTGCCGGAGCGCCTCGACGAACGCGGGAACGCGCTCCGGGAGCTGGACGAGGACGCCGTTCGCGACCTCGCGCGCACGCTCGACGACCGCGGCGTCGACTCCGTCGCGGTCTCGCTGTTGTTCGCGTTCGAGGACGACAGCCACGAGCGCCGCGTCGCCGAGATTCTGGACGAGGAACTGGACGCATCGCTCTCGCTGTCGAGCGACGTGCTCCCGGAGATCCGGGAGTACGAGCGCACGCTCACCACGTCGCTGAACGCCGCGCTGAAGCCTGTGATGGACGACTACATCGGGAACCTCGAAGGCCACGTCCGCGACCACGACATCGGCGCGGAACTGAAAATCATGCAGTCGAACGGCGGCCTCATCACGGCGGACGCCGCCCGTACCCGCCCCGTCAACACTCTGCTCTCCGGCCCCGCCGGGGGCGTGCAGGGCGCGACGTACGTCGCGGAGCGCGCGGGCGTCGAGGACGTCATCACGATGGACATGGGCGGAACCTCCTGTGACGTGTCGCTCGTCGAGGGCGGCGACCCGCTCGTCTCGACGGACGTGCAGGTCGGGGACTACACGGTCGGCGTCCCGATGATCGACATCCACACCGTCGGCTCCGGCGGCGGCTCCATCGCGTGGGTGGACACCGGCGGCGCGCTCCGCGTCGGCCCCCGGTCGGCGGGCGCGAACCCCGGCCCGATCTCGTACGGCCGCGGCGGCACGCAGCCGACGACCACGGACGCCCACCTTCTGCTCGGCAGGCTCGACCCCGACCGCTTCCTCTCCGGCGAACTCGACGTGGCGGTCGCGGACGTGGAACGCGCGTTCGAGTCGGAACTCGGCGACGAACTCGGAATGAGCCCAGAGGAGGCCGCGCAGGGCGTTCTCGACGTGGCGAACGCGAACATGGCGCGCGCGCTCCGCGTGGTGTCCGTCGAGCGCGGCTACGACCCCCGGGAGTTCGCGCTCGTCGCGTTCGGCGGCGCGGGCCCCCTGCACGCGTGCGGCCTCGCCGAGGAACTCGACATCCCGAAGGTCATCGTCCCGCAGACCGCGGGCGTGCTGTCCGCGCTCGGGCTCCTCATCAGCGACGTGCTCTACGACTACAGCGTCTCGCGCGTCCGCGAGTGGAGCGAGGTCACGCCCGCGACCGTGCGCGACGCGCTCGCCGACCTGCACGCGGAGGGCGAGGAACGCCTCGCGAACGAGAACATCCCGGAGTCGGGTCGCGTGTACGAGCGCACGGCCGACCTCCGGTACGTCGGGCAGTCGTTCGAGATTTCGGTGCCGCTCCCCGAGGGCGACCTCGACGCGGACGCGCTCGCCGCCGTCGAACGCGAGTTCCACGAGCGCCACGAGCGCCGGTACGGCCACGCCGACCCCGCGGAACCCGTGGAGCTCGTGACGCTCCGGCTGCGGGCGCGTGGTCTCGTGGAGACGCCCGACCTCGCCGCGCCGAACACGGACGGCAGCGTCGAGGACGCGATTCGCGAAGTCCGGGACGTGACGTACGACGGCACGGTCTACGATACCACCGTCTACGACCGCACGCGGCTGCCGACGGACGCGACGTTCGACGGCCCCGCGGTCGTCGAGGGCCCCGCGTCCACCGTCGTCGTCCATCCCGGACAGACTGTCTCCGTCGACGCCGACGCGAACCTGGTCGTGGAGACCGGGGGTGACGCCTGA
- a CDS encoding TOBE domain-containing protein → MDAGFDARLTAGDVAFDERDAALLRAVDAEGSLNAAADGLNRSYSRAHARLTDLEDAFGPLVDRQRGGSGGGGSALTENAADVLARFDRLRTGYAGIAETTEAVFDGEVASRNGELATVDTAAGRLSALVPPDASSVSVAVRADAVTLHDPADSPEPDATSARNRFSGTVTAVERGDAVSRVTIDVNAATPLYALLTNDSVERLALAADAAVVASFKATATRATPRR, encoded by the coding sequence ATGGACGCCGGGTTCGACGCACGCCTCACCGCGGGCGATGTCGCGTTCGACGAGCGGGACGCCGCGCTGTTGCGCGCCGTCGACGCCGAGGGGTCGCTGAACGCCGCCGCGGACGGCCTGAACCGGTCGTATTCTCGCGCACACGCCCGGCTCACGGATCTCGAAGACGCGTTCGGGCCGCTCGTCGACCGCCAGCGCGGCGGCTCCGGCGGCGGCGGGAGCGCGCTCACGGAGAACGCGGCGGACGTGCTCGCCCGCTTCGACCGCCTCCGAACCGGCTACGCAGGTATCGCAGAAACTACCGAAGCGGTCTTCGACGGCGAGGTCGCGTCCCGGAACGGCGAACTCGCGACCGTCGACACCGCGGCGGGACGCCTCAGCGCGCTCGTCCCGCCGGACGCCTCGTCGGTCTCCGTCGCGGTGCGCGCGGACGCCGTCACCCTCCACGACCCCGCGGACTCCCCGGAACCGGACGCCACCAGCGCCCGCAACCGATTCTCCGGCACGGTCACCGCGGTTGAACGCGGCGACGCCGTCTCCCGGGTCACGATCGACGTGAACGCGGCGACGCCGCTCTACGCCTTGCTCACCAACGACAGCGTCGAACGCCTCGCGCTCGCCGCGGACGCCGCCGTCGTCGCGTCGTTCAAGGCGACCGCGACCCGCGCCACCCCCCGTCGATAG
- a CDS encoding enoyl-CoA hydratase/isomerase family protein has translation MLSIRDEERVRVVTLDRPERRNALTPAGLDALADAVRDAEQAVVYVHGAGSAFCAGADLDVVRDLDGESAPAFAERGQAALNAVEDADSAVVAGVDGAARGGGVELALACDVRVATPDATFAEPGVSMGIFGAWGGTRRLPRAIGEANALDLSLSGRTVDAATAREMGLVSRVTDTPRAVADELARNDPDALHYLKRLLREQYDRDEQDAREREAFGALLEDGL, from the coding sequence ATGCTCTCGATTCGCGACGAGGAGCGGGTGCGGGTGGTGACGCTCGACCGGCCGGAGCGGCGGAACGCGCTCACGCCCGCTGGATTGGACGCGCTCGCGGACGCGGTTCGTGACGCCGAGCAGGCGGTGGTGTACGTGCACGGCGCGGGGTCGGCGTTCTGTGCGGGCGCAGACCTCGACGTCGTGCGAGACCTGGACGGAGAGTCCGCGCCGGCGTTCGCGGAGCGCGGGCAAGCGGCGCTGAACGCGGTCGAGGACGCCGATTCGGCGGTCGTGGCGGGCGTTGACGGCGCGGCGCGCGGCGGCGGCGTGGAACTCGCGCTCGCGTGCGACGTGCGGGTCGCGACGCCAGACGCGACGTTCGCGGAACCCGGGGTCTCGATGGGTATCTTCGGTGCGTGGGGCGGCACTCGCCGCCTCCCGCGCGCTATCGGAGAGGCGAACGCGCTCGACCTCTCGCTCTCCGGCCGCACCGTCGACGCCGCGACCGCGCGCGAAATGGGGCTCGTCTCCCGCGTCACCGATACACCCCGCGCGGTCGCGGACGAACTCGCCCGCAACGACCCGGACGCGCTTCACTACCTCAAACGCCTCCTTAGAGAACAGTACGACCGCGACGAACAGGACGCCAGAGAGCGGGAGGCGTTCGGCGCGCTCCTCGAGGACGGCCTATAG